From one Leifsonia sp. Root1293 genomic stretch:
- a CDS encoding ParB/RepB/Spo0J family partition protein encodes MAKRTGLGRGIGALIPTGDEERTSRPVDVFFPGAPSVESVEPEADLLAVPGARLAQLDPADIAPNAHQPRSVFVPEDLAELVHSVREFGVLQPIVVRPHNDLPGKYELVMGERRLRATKEVGLSTIPAVIKDTANEDMLRDALLENLHRSNLNPLEEASAYQQLLADFGITQEELAGRIGRSRPQISNTLRLLKLPEPVQMRVAAGVLSAGHARAILSVGESEAMQVLADKIVNEDLSVRAAEAAAGATPKVVKTRPNAGKHHGHLDEIASTLGDRLNTRVKISLSARKGQITIDFATIQDLNRILEELGEGNFPS; translated from the coding sequence ATGGCGAAGCGCACAGGACTCGGCCGAGGGATCGGCGCACTCATCCCCACAGGAGACGAGGAGCGAACCAGCCGACCGGTGGACGTCTTCTTCCCCGGGGCACCCAGCGTGGAGTCCGTCGAGCCGGAGGCTGACCTCCTGGCCGTTCCGGGCGCGCGTCTCGCCCAGCTCGACCCGGCCGACATCGCGCCGAACGCCCACCAGCCGCGGTCGGTCTTCGTGCCCGAGGATCTTGCGGAGCTCGTGCACAGCGTGCGGGAGTTCGGTGTTCTGCAGCCGATCGTGGTGCGTCCGCACAACGATCTGCCCGGCAAGTACGAGCTCGTCATGGGTGAGCGACGCCTGAGGGCCACGAAGGAAGTCGGCCTGTCGACGATTCCGGCCGTCATCAAGGACACGGCGAACGAGGACATGCTCCGCGACGCCCTCCTCGAGAACCTTCACCGGTCCAACCTGAACCCGCTCGAGGAAGCGTCCGCGTACCAGCAGCTCCTGGCTGACTTCGGCATCACTCAGGAGGAGTTGGCGGGACGCATCGGCCGCTCGCGACCCCAGATCTCGAACACCCTGCGCCTGCTGAAGCTTCCGGAACCCGTGCAGATGCGGGTCGCTGCGGGTGTGCTGTCTGCCGGGCACGCTCGAGCCATCCTCTCTGTGGGTGAGAGTGAGGCCATGCAGGTGCTGGCCGACAAGATCGTGAACGAAGACCTGTCCGTGCGGGCGGCTGAGGCCGCCGCCGGCGCGACTCCGAAGGTCGTGAAGACCCGACCGAACGCGGGCAAGCACCATGGTCACCTCGACGAGATCGCTTCCACCCTCGGCGACAGGCTGAATACCCGGGTGAAGATCTCCCTCAGCGCGCGCAAGGGTCAGATCACGATCGACTTCGCGACCATCCAGGATCTCAACCGCATTCTCGAAGAACTGGGCGAGGGGAACTTCCCCAGCTGA
- a CDS encoding aminotransferase-like domain-containing protein, protein MNDRAQSGNNLDPWFHHYAERAAGLRASEVRALFAVASRPEVVSLAGGMPYVSALPSDLIQGAMDDVMRTEGPVALQYGSGQGVPKLREQILEVMALEGIRANADDVVVTTGSQHALELVSKLFLDPGDVVVSEGPSYVTAMVIFRSYQADIDHVPMDEHGLIPEALREHIARLKAAGRTIKFLYTIPSFHNPAGVTLSWERRVEILQIARENDILVLEDNPYGLLYFDQPAPDAMRSIEEDGVIYLGTFSKTLAPGFRTGWALAPHAIREKLVLANEAAVLSPSSFSQLVISKYLETADWKAQIDTFRGVYRERKEAMLSALGEYLPELSWTNPNGGFYVWLTLPEPLDSKAMLPRAVKELVAYTPGTAFYGDGGGQQNIRLSFCYPTPEQIRLGVRRLSNVLRGELELLDTFAGTGSLTSARTSTRFSLPPTDLN, encoded by the coding sequence GTGAACGACAGAGCGCAGTCCGGCAACAACCTCGACCCGTGGTTCCACCACTACGCCGAGCGAGCCGCCGGTCTGCGCGCCAGTGAGGTGCGCGCCCTGTTCGCCGTGGCCTCCCGCCCGGAGGTCGTCTCCCTCGCCGGCGGCATGCCGTACGTCTCCGCGCTCCCCAGCGATCTCATCCAGGGTGCCATGGACGACGTGATGCGAACAGAAGGCCCGGTCGCGCTGCAATACGGCTCGGGTCAGGGCGTCCCGAAGCTCCGCGAGCAGATCCTCGAGGTCATGGCGCTCGAGGGCATCCGCGCGAACGCGGACGATGTCGTCGTGACCACAGGGTCCCAGCATGCCCTGGAACTCGTCAGCAAGCTCTTCCTCGACCCTGGAGACGTCGTCGTCTCCGAGGGTCCGAGCTATGTGACCGCGATGGTCATCTTCCGCTCCTACCAGGCCGACATCGACCACGTGCCGATGGACGAGCACGGCCTCATCCCCGAGGCGCTTCGTGAGCACATCGCGCGGCTGAAGGCAGCAGGCCGGACGATCAAGTTCCTGTACACGATCCCCTCGTTCCACAACCCAGCGGGTGTCACCCTGAGCTGGGAGCGGCGGGTCGAGATTCTGCAGATCGCCCGCGAGAACGACATCCTCGTGCTCGAGGACAACCCGTACGGACTCCTCTACTTCGATCAGCCGGCACCTGACGCCATGCGCTCGATCGAGGAGGACGGCGTGATCTATCTCGGGACGTTCTCGAAGACCCTTGCACCCGGATTCCGCACCGGCTGGGCCCTGGCACCGCACGCGATCCGTGAGAAGCTCGTTCTGGCCAACGAGGCGGCCGTGCTCTCGCCGAGTTCCTTCAGTCAACTGGTCATCTCAAAGTACCTCGAGACCGCTGACTGGAAGGCGCAGATCGACACCTTCCGCGGCGTCTACCGTGAACGCAAGGAAGCCATGCTCTCGGCCCTGGGGGAGTACCTGCCCGAACTCTCGTGGACCAATCCCAACGGCGGGTTCTACGTTTGGCTGACCCTGCCGGAACCGCTCGACTCGAAGGCCATGCTGCCACGGGCCGTGAAGGAACTCGTCGCCTATACGCCCGGCACGGCGTTCTACGGTGACGGAGGCGGGCAGCAGAACATCCGCCTGTCGTTCTGCTACCCCACTCCGGAACAGATCAGGCTCGGCGTGCGACGGCTCTCGAACGTGCTGCGGGGCGAACTCGAGCTTCTCGACACCTTCGCCGGCACGGGAAGCCTCACGTCGGCGCGGACCTCCACCCGGTTCAGTCTTCCACCCACCGATCTCAACTGA
- the murJ gene encoding murein biosynthesis integral membrane protein MurJ, whose translation MADGIGRASAFLASGTIVSRILGFVKAILLVSTIGLVGVSTDAFTIANQLPNTIYAIVAGGVLSAVLVPQIVRAGLHADGGVAYINKLVTVALVILAGTAVLATFLAPVLSLILGPLLSADQRALVTAFAFWCLPQIFFYGLYTVLGEVLNARRSFGPYTWAPVLNNVVAIAGLAVFVLLFGADSDGVRVASDWTPAMIAVIGGSATLGVATQAIVLFYFWRRIGLRYRPDFRWRGVGLGSAGRMASWTFGMLILTSLAGIVETIVVGSASGPEGNPSATALSNAWLIFMLPHSVITVSIATAYFTRMAEHVSHDRISDLRTDVSSATRGISLIIVLAAAGLIVCAYPFSAVFSSVSFDQVQAFGNVIIAYVIGLVPFCILFVVQRTFYALGDTRTPFFFTLFQTIVVTVLVLLCLMLPLSLTAIGIAASVSIACILQLILAVILLHRRLGSLDGARILRSLAKYLAAAVIPVAAGVGILIALGGTTEGGFAVSGRFLAIISMVIIGAVMSALYVGGLLLLRSSELRGFLDPILARLRRS comes from the coding sequence GTGGCTGACGGCATCGGGCGCGCCAGCGCGTTCCTCGCCTCCGGGACGATCGTCTCCCGCATCCTGGGGTTCGTGAAGGCCATCCTGTTGGTGAGCACCATCGGCCTCGTGGGCGTCAGCACCGACGCCTTCACGATCGCCAACCAGCTCCCGAACACGATCTACGCGATCGTCGCCGGGGGAGTGCTCAGCGCGGTGCTGGTTCCGCAGATCGTCAGGGCCGGGCTCCACGCCGACGGCGGAGTCGCCTACATCAACAAACTCGTGACGGTCGCCCTCGTGATCCTCGCCGGCACCGCCGTGCTCGCCACCTTCCTCGCCCCGGTGCTGAGCCTCATCCTCGGTCCGCTGCTGTCTGCGGATCAGCGCGCGCTCGTCACGGCCTTCGCGTTCTGGTGCCTTCCCCAGATCTTCTTCTACGGCCTCTACACCGTCCTGGGGGAGGTGCTCAACGCCCGGCGTTCGTTCGGGCCGTACACCTGGGCGCCCGTGCTCAACAACGTCGTCGCCATCGCCGGTCTCGCCGTCTTCGTCCTCTTGTTCGGCGCTGACTCCGACGGCGTTCGCGTCGCATCGGACTGGACACCGGCCATGATCGCCGTCATCGGCGGATCAGCGACCCTGGGGGTCGCGACCCAGGCGATCGTGCTGTTCTACTTCTGGCGCCGCATCGGACTGCGATACCGACCGGACTTCCGGTGGCGCGGCGTCGGCCTCGGATCCGCCGGCCGGATGGCGAGCTGGACGTTCGGCATGCTCATCCTCACGAGCCTGGCGGGCATCGTCGAGACGATCGTCGTCGGCAGTGCTTCCGGGCCCGAGGGCAATCCCTCGGCCACAGCCCTGTCCAACGCCTGGCTCATCTTCATGCTCCCGCACTCGGTGATCACAGTCTCGATCGCCACCGCCTACTTCACACGGATGGCCGAGCACGTCTCGCACGACCGCATCTCCGATCTGCGCACCGACGTATCGTCGGCCACCCGGGGCATCAGCCTGATCATCGTGCTTGCTGCAGCCGGCCTCATCGTGTGCGCCTACCCGTTCAGCGCCGTGTTCAGCAGCGTCTCCTTCGATCAGGTGCAGGCCTTCGGCAACGTGATCATCGCCTATGTCATCGGGCTCGTCCCGTTCTGCATCCTCTTCGTCGTGCAGCGCACGTTCTACGCCCTCGGCGACACCCGCACGCCGTTCTTCTTCACCCTGTTCCAGACCATCGTCGTCACCGTGCTGGTGCTGCTCTGCCTGATGCTGCCCCTGTCCCTCACGGCCATCGGCATCGCGGCATCCGTCAGCATCGCCTGCATCCTCCAGCTGATCCTGGCCGTCATCCTTCTTCATCGTCGCCTCGGCTCCCTCGACGGCGCCCGCATCCTGCGCAGCCTCGCGAAGTATCTGGCCGCGGCTGTCATCCCCGTCGCCGCCGGCGTGGGCATTCTCATCGCCCTGGGCGGAACGACGGAGGGCGGGTTCGCGGTCTCGGGACGGTTCCTGGCCATCATCAGCATGGTCATCATCGGCGCGGTCATGAGTGCCCTCTACGTCGGCGGTCTGCTCCTGCTCCGATCGAGCGAGCTGCGGGGATTCCTCGACCCGATCCTCGCCAGGCTGCGGCGGAGCTGA
- a CDS encoding D-alanine--D-alanine ligase family protein, which translates to MTTNAPSEGSTPNLDIVVLAGGISHERDVSLRSGRRIADALVSAGHTVRVVDPDASLFSRLAEHRPDVIWPALHGTTGEDGALLALLETTGIPFIGAHGDDASLAWLKPVAKALIRRAGFATPDSITLGRETFRDLGAADVLERVSAALEFPVVVKPSQGGSAQGVSIVREASELPRAMVEAYSYSDTAVVERHVAGTEVAVAVVDDGEGAHALPAVEIEPLSGVYSFDARYNAGETLFYTPARLSDDVARRVGDTAVAIHELLHLRQLSRIDLIVDEDGTPWFLEANVLPGMTETSLVPQAIEAAGLTLPGLYSALAIQAAR; encoded by the coding sequence ATGACCACCAACGCACCGTCAGAGGGCTCCACACCCAACCTCGACATCGTCGTGCTCGCCGGCGGCATCTCCCACGAGCGCGATGTCTCCTTGCGCAGCGGTCGACGCATCGCCGACGCCCTGGTCTCCGCCGGGCACACGGTGCGCGTGGTGGATCCGGACGCCTCCCTGTTCTCTCGCCTTGCTGAACACCGGCCCGATGTCATCTGGCCGGCTCTGCATGGCACCACGGGTGAGGATGGCGCACTCTTGGCTCTCCTCGAGACCACCGGCATCCCCTTCATCGGTGCCCACGGTGACGATGCATCACTGGCCTGGCTGAAGCCGGTGGCCAAGGCCCTCATCCGCCGCGCCGGTTTCGCCACGCCGGATTCGATCACCCTCGGACGGGAGACGTTCCGTGATCTCGGAGCGGCCGACGTCCTGGAGCGGGTGTCAGCGGCTCTGGAGTTCCCCGTGGTGGTGAAGCCGTCGCAGGGCGGATCCGCTCAGGGCGTCTCCATCGTCCGTGAGGCCTCGGAATTGCCGCGCGCCATGGTCGAGGCCTACAGCTACTCGGATACCGCCGTCGTAGAGCGGCACGTCGCAGGAACCGAGGTCGCCGTCGCCGTCGTGGATGACGGAGAGGGTGCGCACGCGCTTCCCGCCGTTGAGATCGAACCCCTCAGTGGCGTGTACAGCTTCGACGCCCGCTACAACGCGGGGGAGACCTTGTTCTACACTCCCGCACGGCTCTCGGACGACGTCGCACGACGGGTGGGGGACACGGCTGTCGCTATTCACGAACTCCTCCACCTCCGCCAGCTCTCACGGATCGACCTGATCGTCGACGAGGACGGGACGCCGTGGTTCCTGGAAGCGAACGTCCTTCCGGGAATGACGGAGACATCGCTCGTTCCTCAAGCGATCGAGGCCGCGGGGCTCACTCTGCCTGGGCTGTACTCGGCATTGGCCATCCAAGCCGCGCGCTGA
- the trxA gene encoding thioredoxin, whose product MTARAVTEATFDAEVLKSEKTVLVDFWAEWCGPCRAVSPILDQIASEHSDKLDIVKVNVDENPQLAMKYQITSIPAFKVYQAGEVVKTVIGAKPKPALEADLAAYIS is encoded by the coding sequence ATGACTGCACGTGCCGTCACCGAAGCGACATTCGACGCCGAGGTCCTGAAGAGCGAGAAAACCGTCCTCGTCGACTTCTGGGCAGAGTGGTGCGGCCCCTGCCGTGCCGTCTCCCCGATCCTCGACCAGATCGCGTCGGAGCACTCCGACAAGCTCGACATCGTGAAGGTGAACGTCGACGAGAACCCCCAGCTCGCGATGAAGTACCAGATCACGTCGATCCCCGCGTTCAAGGTCTACCAGGCAGGCGAGGTCGTCAAGACCGTCATCGGTGCCAAGCCGAAGCCCGCCCTCGAGGCCGACCTCGCCGCCTACATCTCGTAG
- a CDS encoding CCA tRNA nucleotidyltransferase, whose amino-acid sequence MQSVAAALMRLGEVAASPTVSRLATAFAAAGHELALVGGPVRDAFLGRVANDLDFTTDATPDQILAIITPISEAHWDIGRQFGTIGAKIAGETVEVTTYRADSYDGESRKPDVVFGASLEDDLLRRDFTVNALALRLPEMKLVDPSGGIDDMLEGRLRTPSSPAVSFGDDPLRMMRACRFTAQLGFLVDEDTEAALVELAPSIERISAERVNEELSKLLRTDEPRRGLELLVDSGLAAYVLPELPALRLEVDEHHHHKDVYQHSLTVLEQAIGYEKARGNLVSPDLTLRLAALLHDIGKPATRKLEGGGVVSFHHHDVVGAKLARKRLRELRFDNDTIAAVSRLIELHLRFFGYTEGTWTDSAVRRYVRDAGDQLERLHILTRADVTTRNKRKADRLAFAYDDIERRMAELAEQEELAAVRPDLDGEQIMAILGIRPGREVGEAYRFLLELRLDEGPLGADIATERLRSWWAERSSA is encoded by the coding sequence ATGCAGAGCGTCGCGGCAGCACTCATGCGGTTGGGTGAAGTCGCAGCCTCCCCGACCGTCTCCCGTCTGGCGACCGCTTTCGCCGCCGCGGGACACGAGCTGGCCCTCGTCGGCGGTCCCGTTCGTGACGCCTTCCTCGGACGCGTGGCGAACGACCTGGATTTCACGACGGATGCCACCCCCGACCAGATCCTCGCGATCATCACGCCCATCAGTGAGGCGCACTGGGACATCGGGCGTCAATTCGGCACGATCGGGGCCAAGATCGCCGGCGAGACCGTCGAGGTCACGACCTACCGCGCCGACAGCTACGACGGCGAGAGCCGCAAGCCCGACGTCGTCTTCGGCGCCTCGCTCGAGGACGACCTCCTGCGGCGCGACTTCACGGTGAATGCCCTCGCGCTGCGTCTTCCCGAGATGAAGCTCGTCGACCCGTCGGGCGGCATCGACGACATGCTCGAGGGGCGGCTGCGCACTCCCTCCTCCCCCGCGGTGTCGTTCGGCGATGATCCGCTCCGCATGATGCGGGCCTGCAGGTTCACGGCACAGCTCGGGTTCCTCGTCGACGAGGACACGGAGGCTGCTCTCGTCGAGCTGGCGCCCAGCATCGAGCGCATCTCCGCCGAGCGGGTGAACGAGGAGCTCTCGAAGCTCCTGCGCACCGACGAGCCGAGGCGTGGCCTCGAACTGCTCGTCGATTCAGGCCTGGCGGCCTACGTGCTTCCGGAACTGCCGGCGCTCCGCCTCGAGGTCGACGAGCACCACCACCACAAAGACGTCTACCAGCACAGCCTCACGGTGCTCGAGCAGGCCATCGGCTATGAGAAGGCGCGCGGCAATCTCGTCAGCCCCGACCTCACGCTCCGCCTCGCAGCGCTTCTGCACGACATCGGGAAGCCGGCGACGCGCAAGCTCGAGGGCGGCGGGGTGGTGAGCTTCCACCACCACGATGTCGTGGGTGCGAAGCTGGCGCGCAAGCGCCTGCGCGAGCTGCGCTTCGACAACGACACCATCGCCGCGGTGTCCCGGTTGATCGAACTCCACCTGCGCTTCTTCGGGTACACCGAGGGCACGTGGACCGATTCGGCTGTTCGCCGCTACGTCCGCGATGCCGGTGACCAACTCGAGCGGCTGCACATCCTCACCCGGGCCGACGTCACCACCCGCAACAAGCGGAAGGCCGACCGCCTGGCTTTCGCCTACGACGACATCGAGCGCCGGATGGCCGAGCTGGCCGAGCAGGAGGAGCTCGCGGCCGTGCGGCCCGACCTCGACGGCGAGCAGATCATGGCCATCCTCGGCATCCGTCCCGGCCGGGAGGTGGGCGAGGCGTACAGGTTCCTGCTCGAACTGCGGCTCGACGAGGGGCCCCTGGGCGCCGACATCGCGACGGAACGCCTGCGCTCCTGGTGGGCCGAGCGCTCCTCAGCCTGA
- the trxB gene encoding thioredoxin-disulfide reductase, with the protein MRQLIIIGSGPAGFTAAIYAARAQLEPLLIASSVQVGGELMNTTDVENFPGFPAGIQGPELMMQMQEQAEKFGTEVVYDDVVNLELAGDVKKVTLGSGATLEAQAVIFATGSAYRKLGLEDEERLSGRGVSWCATCDGFFFKEKVIAVVGGGDSAMEEATFLTRFGSKVIVIHRKGELRASKIMQERAFNDPKIEFIWNSEVVGITGTDAASGLVLRDTITGEQSEIEIGGLFVAIGNDPRTHLVHGQLQLTPEGTIAVDGRSSKTSLTGVFAAGDVIDPTYRQAITAAGSGTVAALDAEHFLASIPEILPDGPVPADADNLVAAH; encoded by the coding sequence GTGCGTCAGCTCATCATCATCGGCTCTGGTCCTGCCGGTTTCACCGCTGCGATCTACGCGGCGCGTGCCCAGCTCGAGCCGCTGCTCATCGCCAGCTCGGTGCAGGTCGGAGGCGAACTCATGAACACGACCGATGTCGAGAACTTCCCCGGCTTCCCCGCCGGCATCCAGGGCCCCGAGCTGATGATGCAGATGCAGGAGCAGGCCGAGAAGTTCGGAACCGAGGTCGTCTACGACGACGTCGTGAACCTCGAGCTCGCCGGCGATGTCAAGAAGGTGACTCTCGGCTCTGGTGCGACCCTCGAGGCTCAGGCCGTGATCTTCGCGACGGGATCCGCCTACCGCAAGCTCGGCCTGGAGGACGAGGAGCGCCTCTCCGGTCGCGGCGTCTCGTGGTGCGCCACGTGCGACGGCTTCTTCTTCAAGGAGAAGGTCATCGCGGTCGTGGGCGGCGGCGACTCCGCCATGGAGGAGGCCACCTTCCTCACCAGATTCGGTTCCAAGGTCATCGTCATCCACCGCAAGGGTGAGCTGCGCGCCTCCAAGATCATGCAGGAGCGCGCGTTCAACGACCCGAAGATCGAGTTCATCTGGAACAGCGAGGTCGTGGGCATCACCGGAACGGATGCCGCCAGCGGCCTGGTGCTCCGCGACACCATCACAGGCGAGCAGAGCGAGATCGAGATCGGCGGCCTCTTCGTCGCCATCGGCAACGATCCGCGCACCCACCTCGTGCACGGCCAGCTGCAGCTCACCCCCGAGGGAACCATCGCCGTCGACGGGCGTTCGTCGAAAACGTCTCTGACCGGCGTATTCGCTGCAGGTGACGTGATCGACCCCACCTACCGACAGGCCATCACCGCCGCCGGTTCCGGCACGGTCGCGGCCCTTGACGCCGAGCACTTCCTGGCGTCCATCCCCGAGATCCTGCCCGACGGCCCCGTTCCGGCCGACGCCGACAACCTCGTCGCGGCCCACTGA
- a CDS encoding DUF6049 family protein — translation MMADTDAARRSAPLLSSARRATARLSAAAAVAGLALAFIGLNAPSAGAAEPGDVSVSIATDPQLGPGQNLSVTVTLTNSGATATEPGSIEVVLDPDRITTRDELDAWLDGPSDEEDDPDDGPSVTVDAPGLAPSTNTTLTAAIPAASVGLTGSEWGARGIAATYTAGDAEVAEGRGTVTWYAGEPVPVTPVAVAMSMTAPVGTTGVLTGSELAQLTRPGGLLKRQLDGVVGRDVTIGIDPMIIASIRLLGTSAPESAVAWLDELAALDNETFPLAWADADLAVQAQAGLTQLLGPTSLDYAIDPANFSGETATPTPTPTTPESTATDSPAAEPSSSDAGVRSTDAPTPAPGSTEAPPTESPTASPTAGIPTIQPTLADLLSWPYTATNIAWPDSGTVAAPDPAVFAANGLTTTIMSSSDLAEPSTTTPRAAAVANDGDALVALADDRLSSALSAAVGSLTDLEWRTAMDQVAALLAVASTEGDTTSAVLAALDRGWPNSTRLPDTLDALAQLAWAAPAPLLTSLGSPAASVAIADVGEPADRVAVVPPLLQDEASLTAFSSALTDPAVLTGRERNEVLALLSIGWIEQPAPWAKALAEHREASVATLNSVSVSPSSSVLVVGSPTAIPVTIKNDFTSAVTVHVEATPSNGRLVVDNGVDVTVEAGSSSSVKIPVSAQVGSGTVGLTIALTSASGVAIGQPYTVVANVHADWEGIGAAILGTLVVLFFGFGVVRTIRRRRRERAAAENVADEPVADDPGAEVDPSDARDTAADVGTGAGTGASEPDDVVTDADAQNSDFPHSEPDDVVTADEPEQPRG, via the coding sequence ATGATGGCCGACACCGATGCTGCGCGTCGGTCGGCACCTCTCCTCTCCTCCGCCCGTCGTGCGACTGCGCGCCTCTCCGCTGCAGCAGCCGTCGCCGGTCTCGCGCTGGCCTTCATCGGGTTAAATGCTCCCTCCGCGGGCGCGGCCGAGCCGGGCGACGTCTCGGTGTCGATCGCCACGGACCCGCAGCTCGGCCCGGGTCAGAATCTCAGCGTCACCGTCACTCTCACCAACTCCGGAGCCACGGCGACCGAGCCGGGCAGCATCGAGGTCGTCCTCGACCCCGACCGCATCACGACGCGCGACGAACTCGACGCCTGGCTCGACGGACCGAGTGATGAGGAGGACGATCCGGATGACGGGCCGAGCGTCACCGTCGACGCCCCTGGTCTCGCTCCGTCGACCAACACCACGCTCACGGCGGCCATCCCCGCAGCATCCGTCGGCCTGACCGGATCGGAGTGGGGAGCACGCGGAATCGCCGCTACGTACACCGCAGGCGATGCCGAAGTGGCGGAGGGTCGCGGAACCGTCACCTGGTATGCCGGGGAACCGGTCCCCGTCACACCCGTCGCTGTCGCGATGAGCATGACCGCCCCTGTCGGCACGACCGGTGTCCTGACCGGTAGCGAGCTGGCACAGCTCACTCGTCCTGGTGGACTGCTCAAGCGCCAGCTCGACGGTGTCGTTGGTCGAGACGTCACCATCGGTATCGATCCGATGATCATCGCGTCGATCCGGCTTCTCGGCACCAGCGCCCCCGAGAGCGCGGTCGCCTGGCTGGACGAACTCGCCGCTCTCGACAACGAGACCTTCCCGCTGGCCTGGGCCGATGCCGATCTCGCCGTGCAGGCCCAGGCCGGCCTGACCCAGCTGCTCGGCCCCACCTCGCTCGACTACGCCATCGACCCCGCGAACTTCTCGGGAGAGACCGCGACGCCGACGCCCACTCCCACGACTCCCGAGTCGACGGCAACCGATTCGCCGGCAGCAGAGCCCAGTTCGTCGGATGCCGGAGTTCGCAGCACGGATGCGCCCACGCCGGCCCCCGGCTCGACCGAGGCGCCGCCGACCGAGTCGCCGACGGCCTCACCGACTGCCGGCATCCCGACGATCCAGCCGACCCTCGCCGACCTGCTGTCGTGGCCGTACACGGCGACGAACATCGCCTGGCCCGATTCGGGAACCGTCGCGGCACCGGATCCGGCCGTCTTCGCCGCCAATGGGCTCACGACCACGATCATGTCGAGCTCGGACCTCGCCGAACCGAGCACGACGACGCCGCGTGCCGCCGCCGTTGCGAATGACGGCGACGCGCTGGTCGCCCTGGCCGACGATCGCCTGTCCTCGGCTCTCAGCGCCGCCGTCGGCTCGCTCACCGACCTGGAGTGGCGCACGGCGATGGATCAGGTGGCCGCCCTCCTCGCCGTGGCCTCCACCGAGGGCGACACGACCTCAGCGGTGCTGGCGGCCCTCGACCGCGGCTGGCCGAACAGCACGCGCCTCCCCGACACCCTGGACGCCTTGGCGCAGCTCGCCTGGGCGGCTCCGGCACCGCTGCTCACCTCGCTCGGGTCGCCGGCGGCATCCGTCGCCATCGCCGATGTCGGGGAACCAGCCGACCGCGTGGCCGTCGTTCCTCCTCTGCTCCAGGACGAGGCCTCCCTCACGGCGTTCTCGTCCGCGCTGACCGATCCCGCCGTCCTGACGGGACGGGAGCGGAATGAGGTCCTGGCCCTGCTGTCGATCGGGTGGATCGAGCAGCCCGCGCCCTGGGCCAAAGCTCTCGCCGAGCATCGTGAGGCCAGCGTCGCGACCCTGAACTCCGTGTCGGTCTCGCCGTCGAGCTCCGTGCTCGTCGTCGGCAGCCCGACGGCCATCCCCGTGACCATCAAGAACGACTTCACCTCGGCGGTCACAGTGCACGTCGAGGCGACGCCGTCGAACGGGCGCCTAGTCGTCGACAACGGTGTGGACGTCACCGTCGAGGCCGGGTCGAGCTCCTCGGTGAAGATCCCCGTGAGCGCTCAGGTCGGAAGCGGCACCGTCGGTCTCACGATCGCCTTGACGAGCGCCAGCGGCGTGGCCATCGGGCAGCCGTACACCGTCGTCGCGAACGTGCACGCCGACTGGGAGGGCATCGGAGCGGCGATCCTCGGGACCCTCGTGGTGCTCTTCTTCGGCTTCGGCGTCGTGCGCACCATCCGCCGCCGGCGGCGCGAACGAGCGGCCGCTGAGAACGTGGCCGACGAGCCTGTGGCTGACGATCCCGGGGCAGAGGTAGACCCTTCAGATGCCCGGGACACCGCGGCGGACGTCGGCACCGGGGCTGGAACCGGGGCATCCGAACCGGATGATGTGGTTACGGATGCGGACGCCCAGAACTCTGATTTCCCGCACTCCGAACCGGATGATGTGGTTACAGCCGACGAGCCGGAGCAGCCGCGTGGCTGA